A genomic window from Punica granatum isolate Tunisia-2019 chromosome 2, ASM765513v2, whole genome shotgun sequence includes:
- the LOC116193761 gene encoding uncharacterized protein LOC116193761, producing the protein MQRLRQYTLYHTVRLLSKTDLLKYLLGSPSSMRNIAKWHCQLTKYDIEYVSHTSVKGQAIADHLAEFPIDDDTPINYDFPDEGILQVNNKEEDPGWKMYFDGAVNSTGSGIGVVLISLKGRHFPVAAKINFPGTNNIAEYEACILGLPIAIDLKVKELEVFGDSMLTIF; encoded by the coding sequence atgcaaaggctccggcaatatACTCTCTACCACACTGTTCGCCTGCTATCAAAGACGGATCTTCTGAAGTATCTGCTCGgcagtccgtcctccatgaggaacatagcaaaatggcatTGCCAGCTGACGAagtacgacatcgagtacGTGTCGCACACATCAGTAAAGGGCCAAGCAATAGCAGACCATCTAGCAGAGTTTCCGATTGATGATGACACACCAATCAACTATGACTTTCCAGATgaagggattctccaagtAAATAATAAGGAGGAGGATCCTgggtggaagatgtactttgacggcgcagtcaattccaccggaTCTGGTATTGGCGTAGTGCTGATATCCCTTAAAGGacgtcatttccctgttgcagcgaagattaaTTTCCCcggcaccaacaacatagctgAATACGAAGCATGTATCCTTGGCTTACCGATCGCAATCGATCTCAAAGTCAAGGAACTTGAAGTGTTTGGCgactctatgctcacaatcttttaG